The genomic segment ACCTTTGAGGATGCAATGAAAAACATGTACTTGTTACTCTGAAAAAGTTGCTTTTGGATAGTAGCATGGAAATTTGgggcatttttaatattttaacaacattttaataaataaaactgcAATGTAAAAAATTACTGATGTtacagttgtgtgccttcaggccaTTTTTGACTTCTGGTGGCTTAAAAGTGAACCTTtcacggggttttcttggcagaatttatttAGAGGGAGATTGTCTTTgtcatcctctgaggctgagagaatgtgactggcCCAAGATCTACCAATAAAAAGTTGCTTTAAGAAGTTATACACTCACACAACACATTGAGTTAAAGCATTTTTGAAATGTTTAGAGCCCTGCATAATAGCATTGACTTTGTGACCAGTTCTACTCAGCAGCCATtggagggaaaaggaaaaaagggatggagagagGGAATAGAGTACTTTACACATCGTTCCTAAGACCACTCAGTTCCTCCTGAAACACCTCACATGTGAAGCCTCAAATATGTGACCAAAATAGTTCCTATAATCTTTCTGATAGAAGAGAAAGCTATGGTCTGGATCCTGACCTTTCTCCCATGTATCCTTCCCAAACATTTGACCGTTAACATTGCTAAATTGCATAAAGATAGTGGATGAAACTTTATGAAAAAGAAAAGCATCTCACCACTTCATGCTTATTTTGTGAAAACGGAAACTTGGGTTAATCTCACTAAAATCCCAAAATAGGCTATCTTGCTGCTGACATAAAATACAATGACAAATGTATAGTGCCCTGTCACTTACAAGTAGCACAACTCACAAGTACAGACACAAAAATagttacattttgaaaaatgttttaatagtATACCTAGCTGAGACTTAATACAAACTGAAGGAGACACCTTATCTGGCATGCACTTAATGAGATTATTAGCTTCATTTTCTCCAACTCCATTCTCTTACATACCTAAGTCACAGTAAAATTAATATTTGGAGCCATCAGAGGTCTTTGTTTTTACCTTACTGCTCTCCTTTTCTGTTTCATTTCTAAGATTTATGTTACATTTAAGTTCTACAAGAACGGCACAAATTTACAGCATCTACAACATATAATTTTTTACATAGAGAATGTGTTGGTCAGAATGCTATTCTGGTAATTGATGGAAATTTTAAATCAGATCTACCTGGAGGGTTCTTAGAATGTACTGAAATTATTAAGTGCTAATGTTACATTTAAAGTCCAGTGTTAACCAACCATATTGCTGCAagtcatcctctgttcggatatctgtcagcacgccaatgccttaaatcaagaaatagctttctaagatttaCAAACATACTCGCAGGAATATCTCAGCAAGaaagagcccaaaagtggcaggctaaaacccagaaccctCAATCCATGACTGATACTGAAAGAGAGACTCCCtcatgggcacacagaagactgagcgatttggaaggcactgaacaaactgagctctggcaccacaagatgcagagccaatcttaagaaatgtagctacaaagtggagtccacaacatgcaagtgtggagaagagcaaactacagaccacttattacaatacagtctgagccctgtcacatgacATTTTTTTCTTACAGCAATGACAGAGGCCCTCCAagtggtcaaaagacatttagtataatgccaagtttttaactttgtgtttttaaatgcattacaaCCGTaccctcaagtcacttctgacacggtaaataaatgaataatccaGCCACATCACATATATATCAGAAGATTTATCACTTGCACCCTGTGAATTTGTTTGAATACGCAAACAAATCTGCGTTAAAGATAGCTAGCAGTTATGGCTTTTTTCATTGAAAGCAACATTTTATCTCCAGCCGCAGAGCTCTACCTAGTGGCCACATCTCAATAATGCATTTAAAGTAGAAAACAGGCAGAAGTTATTAGGTCCACAATATTTTAGATAGATATTCAATTTACATTCTTGATTTAGTTTTACATTGTTGATTGAAGTACGGGGTTTTAATTAATTGGTTTTCAGTTTTAACGTTGAGATATTTTTAACTTCTAAGTTTTAAATGCAtatgtttattttactgtatgtatgttatgcggcatcaaattgttgcctttttgtaagactgctctgagttccgtgcggggtgagaagagtgggatataaatatggtaaataaaataaataaatttaaccaaATAAGAGGTGTTTGAGTTATTGGACATTTCTAGTTTTCTCTTCTTACCACATGATGTAGACATAATCGATTAACTGACTAATAGAAATACTGGGGCAAAAAAGCACCCTTCTTTCTAAATATGACACGTTCATGTAGCTCTCAATCTCTTGTTGATACTCCAATAAATGTGGAAAAACATTTCCCAGGTGTCAAGTGATAACTGTCAAATATTGCAGTCAGTGTGCATGTTTAAACTAGATGGGGGGATAATGAAACCCAGTGTATGCAACCTTCAGCATTAATAGAAAGGAGGAGGGATATAATGCATTAATTATCTGGTACATAaaaactagattttttttaaaaaaaaataaatgaccATTATACCATCTTATCAGCAACCTGAGTATCCTACTAGCTAGATAAATCCATGCCAGTGTGGGGGAGGGGTTTGCAGGTAAATTTAGTATCTTGAAATCCAAAGGAAAAGAATATATTTTGGGTAGCTGTATTGGTCATGCAGAAAAATggatcaaaatccaaaatcaacaatacatttttggggaaactaaagcataaaatacattatgtatGCTTTTGAAGCCTTACTGGCTCCTTTATCAAGCAAAGGTGTTAAAACCATACAGGAGAAAAATGCCACATTCTGTCTTAGGTGTTGTTAGTCAAGATGGTAGAGGTTGAATATCCCTATTCAAAAATACTAGTGACCAGAAGTGTTCCATGTTTTAGATTTTGCAGATGGGTCACAAGTTttaacatgacattcatttatgtttcatagataCCTTATACATGTAGCCTCAAAATACAgtaattgtatacaatattttaaataattttgtgcatgaatcaAATTTTCTGCACACCGAACCCCCTGAAAGCAAAGGTATTTCATCCAAGTAATATGAACAATTTTGgcgtattttggaattctagataagaaATGCTTAATCTGTACTGAGCGATTTCATTGCAGGATGAGGCCATGAGGCCATGCCCCCTTATTGGCCACATGAGGGCTTTCCTTGCAATGAAATCCCTCAATACCATCGTAACTGACAACATctcaaatggatttttttttgtcaggagcgacttgatggactgcaagtcacttttcatttgagataattggctgtctgcaaggaatttgcccaggggatgcttggatattttgacgttttaccatcctgtgggaggcttctctcatgtccttgcatgggaagctggatctCACCCCGGTCCCCGGATTCaagccactgacctttcagtcagcagtcctgctggcacaagggtttaatccattgtgccaccaaaGGACTGTAGACCAATGATTCGCAACATTTTAATCCTGTATGATTTCTAACATCTTTGTCTGATACAGGACCCAGTGAACCTTCAAAagtttgaaaaatgtattttatattctgGTGTTGACCCAAGCAAGGTATCACTGCTTTCTGTATTTTGTAGAAGATGAAGCAAACTTGTTTGATGCGTCTGCAGAGAGAAGGGAAAAGCCCAATGGATtctaataaaaaggtaaaagatTCCACATAAATAATAGAAAGAACATCTTTACTGTAAAAACTATCAGTAGAATAGATTGCTTCAAAAAGAGGTGATTCTCCTCCTTTGAAGGTCTTCAAAAAGAAGCCAAATGGGCATcttttgagagtgctttgattgtgtattcttgaAAGGCAGGTAGTGGACAAGGtagccttgtggtctcttccaactttacaattttatgtaaatgtgTGAATATCACCCACAAATGCAGTGGTTTAACTTGTCTTAGCCCTCAGAAGCCATGCTCCCCCTACTTGAAATATAACCAAAATCAGCTGTAAACAGGATATGAAGGTGGCAGCACTGTTCTAGACAAAGAAGCCACCTCTATAAACTCTAAAGCAGGCTAAAACACCAATTGTTTCCTTTGCCACAAAAAATGTATTACTCTCCATCAGTTAAGCATAATGGCAAAGAAAATATGATCAAGGAAACACTACTTGTCATCAAAGAGAATACACTCAGGATAGCCAGCAGCTTCTTCTGCTTCGTCTTATGAATCTGTTGTAATACTAACTACAAGTAAGCTTTACTATGAAATATATTCTTGAAAACACAACTGTCCCTGAACGCTGCAGTAGTGACCAACAGTACTTGGCTGAAATCCTGCATCTGCCAATGAAGTGACTTTACGCAACtttccagaatatcaatgcagtgTATGCAATCAATTGTCAACATAAATGCCTCGCAATTGTGCAACTGCAATGCACAATGCAATGCGTCCTCCTACACTactctgtatattttaatatgctgCCACACACACAATGGTTCCAACATGCACAACTCCGTTTATATCACCATCAGCTACATACAACTCCTGTGCATTGTCCAAAAATATCACTCCATGTGCACATTACAATTTACATCTAGGTATGTCAATAGCATAATGCCCTTTGATGTTTTCAACTTACCTgagtaaaacaaaacaacaggAAGCCAAAGTTAGTGACCCTGCTGCCAAAAACATCTAACACGAAAAGAAGAATTAAAGTTTGAGAAATTCATAAAAATGACCAAGGATGGGAAATTAGCTCACCAGTAGACTGAATTAGTAGAGGTAGTCTTTTAAGATGTCTTGTGGTTCGGTAGATTAGAAGATAGCCTTTGCTTCTGACCTTGCTGTGCTGAAAATGAATATATCGCTCCAGGATCACATGGAGGATCCAGAGGATCACCTTTGCAATGATGATAACACTCTGCAGTTTCAATGGATTAGTATAGCCTCCAGGGCAGACATCTTCACCTGGCTCAGAGTAAGAGCAACACATACCTGCTACGAAagccaaaacaacaaaagcaacctAAGGAATGAAGTAACAAATTGAAGAATTAGCACAAGGAGAAGAGCATCACCAAGATAATACTGCCAATATTTAATTCATGTTTTGTAAGTGTAACTATTCTACCTATTTATTTCCATCTAGACTAGACCTTTACATTATGATCTAAATCAGGtcaacaagaaattcttcatcCTTCTATTTAGAAAGCAGCAGCAACCAAGGCAAACTATCTTTAACACTAGCCCATGCCAGCATACTAAGATGGGACTTTGATTAATGTATATGCAGTGACAAATGGCAGAACATTTTGATTTTAGAAGCTATTAATTTTCACTCTGTATAATGAGTCTAAACtcttgtttaaaaaaacaaaaactagcattttaatacttttatttttaaaaataaatccacaTATACAGTCTAATTCCATACCAATCACATATGTATTGTTGAGACTATATTGGTACtggggagcccccgatggcgcagtgtgttaaagcattgagctgctgaacatgcagaccgaaaggtcgcagattcGAATCcaggagtgagcgcctgctgttagcttcagcttctgccaacctagcatttgaaaacatgcaaatgtgaatagatcaataggtaccgctccaacgtgaaggtaacggcgctccatgcagtcatgcgggccacatgacctaagcttagaaatggaaatgagcaccagctcccagagtcggacacgactggacttaatgtcagggaaaacctttaccctttaccttttatattggTACTGTGATAATCCTCTGAAACTGAGGTATGTCTGCATTCTTCTATGGTATTTGAGAATTCTTGGGAGTGCAGAAACAGCCCCTGCACATTGTATGTGACCCACAGACATTACACCTAGTTCTGGCCTAAAAATATCTGACCATTTGCATGTTCAACTTGAACTTAcatgcaaaaacaacaaaacattggcTACGCAGACTGTAGGGATTGCATGGAACCTTGGACGCAATCTGGAATGCAATGCATGATGTGGAAGGAGAGGAGCATCAAGCAGCGGGTCGTCATCGGTACTCTGAGTTATTTCCAGAGACCCCTGAAACAGATTGGCACAGTTATTAAATCCGGAAGCAATAATATTCTGCACTTTAAGTATGAAATGGCCTAAactggttatacagtagagtctcacttatccaacgttctggattatccaatgcatttttgtagtcaatgttttcaatacatcatgatattttgatgctaaattcataaatacaataattactacatagcattactgcatattgaactactttttctgtgaaatttattgtataacatgatgttttggtgcttaatttgtaaaatcataacctaatttgatgtttaataggcttctccttaatctctccttattatccaacatattcgcttatccaacgttctgccggcccgtttatgttggataagtgagactctactgtatttgtatatgcaAATTGTTATCCATCTGCAAAATCAAAATCCTCCAATAAACACAtatagttagtacttggaaggaAGGACTTCAATGCAATTTTCACCACATATATAGAATTACAAATAGTCACTCGCAAAGTGAAAAGAGGATAGATATCAATCTACTGGTAGATTTCTAGATAACATGCAGTAAATCAGAAAGGGTTTCTCCTTCACAAGTCAACAACTGCCTAAACCGCTTCAACGTCTGCTTAAATTGACATGAACAAAGCATAAGATAATAAACTATATTACTCAATAATTCAAACTTCTGGCATATAAAACTTAACTTAGTATCTATACTGAGTTCCAAATGGAAAAAATTGGGGttctagtaaataataataacacaagctTAAAGTTGACACATTCCCATTAGAAATCTAGGGCTGAAGGATGTGAAATAGCTCAATAGTTCTGTAAACATCAGTGCAAGTTGACATGAAAATTAACTTGCTTAAATTAgttgtgtatttaattttgtGAATTGAACTGAAGACTTTATACTTTTTTTACTTCAAGGTTATAACTAGTTCTGATGAAGTTTTGAACATCACTCACTTACCTAATGAAGGAGCACTTTTTCTATTTTAGTATAAGATTTCCACTGATATTTGCCTGATATACATACAAGTGCTATTTGCTAGCACACTTATTGAAATTGTATAAAGACATGGGCACAGTGTGCAGTTTTCATCAGAAGGAACATCCAAACATATTTATTCTAGAAaccagtacagtagactctcacttatccaatataaacgggctggcagaatgttggataagcaaaaatgttggataatatggagggattaagaaaaggcctattaaacgtcaaattacattattattttacaaattacacaccaaaacatgttttacaccAAATCTgctacttgtttgggagcatagttgcacttgtgttgttgttgggcgtgttgacCCACTGCGcgctgctgcctaga from the Anolis carolinensis isolate JA03-04 chromosome 5, rAnoCar3.1.pri, whole genome shotgun sequence genome contains:
- the tmem192 gene encoding transmembrane protein 192, translated to MAGISSAGRLDNGSLEITQSTDDDPLLDAPLLPHHALHSRLRPRFHAIPTVCVANVLLFLHVAFVVLAFVAGMCCSYSEPGEDVCPGGYTNPLKLQSVIIIAKVILWILHVILERYIHFQHSKVRSKGYLLIYRTTRHLKRLPLLIQSTGNTALLLIMAAQHSFPKHNKLYLCFILGILTAELILSLICLVIYTVKVSNFNRAKPRPDIIEEEKLYTYPNRITSEIGFRDTSSLEEIVEKQGDVIEYLQRHNALLSKRLLALTSQQGRS